A single window of Vibrio campbellii CAIM 519 = NBRC 15631 = ATCC 25920 DNA harbors:
- a CDS encoding nicotinate-nicotinamide nucleotide adenylyltransferase gives MKKIAVFGSAFNPPSLGHKSVIESLSHFDLVLLEPSIAHAWGKNMLDYPIRCKLVDAFIKDMGLSNVQRSDLEQALYQPGQSVTTFALLEKIQEIHTQADITFVIGPDNFFKFAKFYRAEEIMERWAVMACPEKVNIRSTDIRIALVEGKDISAFTTPTVNKMLISEGLYKKS, from the coding sequence ATGAAAAAAATCGCCGTTTTTGGTAGCGCATTTAACCCGCCGAGCTTAGGTCACAAAAGCGTGATCGAGTCACTGAGCCACTTTGATCTCGTGCTTCTAGAGCCAAGCATTGCACACGCTTGGGGCAAAAATATGTTGGATTACCCAATTCGGTGCAAACTGGTTGATGCCTTTATTAAAGACATGGGGCTTTCTAATGTTCAACGTTCAGACCTTGAGCAAGCTTTGTACCAACCCGGACAAAGTGTAACGACTTTTGCGTTATTAGAAAAAATTCAAGAAATCCACACCCAAGCCGATATAACTTTTGTCATAGGTCCTGATAATTTTTTCAAATTTGCTAAATTTTATAGAGCGGAAGAAATTATGGAGCGTTGGGCTGTGATGGCTTGTCCAGAAAAAGTCAACATCAGAAGCACGGACATTCGCATTGCGTTGGTAGAGGGCAAAGACATCAGCGCATTCACGACCCCAACGGTTAATAAAATGTTGATAAGCGAAGGCTTATATAAAAAATCGTAA
- a CDS encoding 1-acyl-sn-glycerol-3-phosphate acyltransferase, with protein sequence MTANNDPYIEIRPYNDEEIPAALDRLIKDDEFISAILNHRFADKAAWFKTLMSPIIRVYLKAKWSKLDSVEAIQLEVKKYLQDTLNRTTDGVTFSGLDKLDKNTSYLFVSNHRDIAMDPALVNYGLHQTDHRTVRIAIGDNLLKKPCATELMRLNKSFIVKRSAKAPREMMKALGLLSGYIKHSLDTGNSIWIAQKEGRAKDGNDFTDPAILKMFHVEGRKQKVSFGEYTRSLKIVPVSISYQNDPCDIAKAKELYEKAENGRYEKGEFEDIESIIQGIVGYKGKVHVAFGDVIDQEFETPDELANEIDRQIHNNYRVFPINLLAAGREDESITESVKSQLQEKLEKLPTGAHSYLVASYANPVNNQE encoded by the coding sequence ATGACAGCCAATAACGATCCTTATATTGAAATTCGTCCATACAATGACGAAGAAATCCCAGCTGCGCTGGACCGCCTGATCAAAGACGATGAGTTTATCAGTGCGATTTTAAACCACCGTTTTGCAGACAAAGCGGCGTGGTTCAAAACACTCATGAGTCCGATTATCCGTGTCTACTTGAAAGCGAAGTGGAGTAAACTGGATTCTGTGGAAGCGATTCAGCTAGAGGTTAAGAAGTACCTGCAAGATACGCTAAATCGAACCACCGACGGCGTGACATTTTCTGGCCTAGATAAATTGGATAAGAACACATCTTACTTATTTGTTTCTAACCACCGTGATATCGCGATGGATCCAGCGCTTGTGAACTACGGTTTACACCAAACAGATCATCGTACTGTGCGTATTGCAATTGGTGATAACCTGCTGAAGAAACCTTGTGCGACTGAGCTAATGCGACTCAACAAGAGCTTCATTGTAAAACGTTCTGCTAAAGCACCGCGTGAAATGATGAAAGCGTTGGGTTTATTGTCTGGCTACATCAAGCACTCTCTAGACACAGGCAACTCAATCTGGATTGCGCAAAAAGAAGGCCGTGCGAAAGACGGTAATGATTTTACTGATCCAGCCATCTTGAAGATGTTCCATGTGGAAGGCCGTAAGCAAAAAGTCAGCTTTGGCGAATACACTCGCTCATTGAAGATTGTGCCAGTGTCTATCTCTTACCAAAATGACCCTTGTGACATAGCAAAAGCCAAAGAACTGTATGAAAAGGCAGAGAATGGCCGCTATGAGAAAGGCGAGTTTGAAGACATTGAAAGCATCATTCAAGGCATCGTGGGTTACAAAGGCAAAGTGCATGTTGCCTTTGGTGATGTGATCGACCAAGAGTTCGAGACGCCGGATGAACTCGCGAACGAAATCGACCGTCAAATTCACAATAACTACCGAGTATTCCCAATCAACTTGCTTGCCGCAGGTCGTGAAGATGAGTCGATCACTGAATCAGTAAAATCTCAGTTACAAGAGAAGCTTGAAAAACTGCCGACTGGCGCGCACAGCTACTTAGTA
- the nadE gene encoding ammonia-dependent NAD(+) synthetase: MEQSIRDEMRVRPSIDPHFEIERRVAFIKRKLQDSGCRSLVLGISGGVDSTTCGRLAQLAVDQLNEESDDNGYQFIAVRLPYGEQKDEDEAQLALDFIQPTHSVSVNIKAGVDGLHAASHVALEDKDLLPTDAAKVDFVKGNVKARARMVAQYEIAGYVGGLVLGTDHSAENITGFYTKFGDGACDMAPLFGLSKRQVREVAATLGAPELLVKKVPTADLEELAPQKADEDALSLTYEQIDDFLEGKPVSQEVSDRLVAIYKMTQHKRQPIPTIYD, encoded by the coding sequence ATGGAACAATCAATCCGCGATGAAATGCGAGTACGCCCTTCTATCGACCCGCATTTCGAAATTGAACGCCGCGTCGCTTTTATCAAGCGTAAATTACAAGATTCTGGCTGTAGGTCTCTTGTCCTTGGTATCAGTGGAGGCGTTGACTCAACAACGTGTGGTCGCTTAGCTCAATTGGCTGTAGACCAACTAAATGAAGAATCTGACGACAATGGCTATCAGTTTATCGCCGTTCGCTTGCCTTACGGTGAGCAAAAGGATGAAGACGAAGCCCAACTTGCTCTTGATTTTATCCAACCAACGCATTCCGTATCGGTAAACATCAAAGCAGGTGTGGATGGTCTTCATGCTGCTTCTCACGTTGCATTGGAAGATAAGGATCTTCTGCCAACTGACGCAGCAAAAGTTGACTTCGTGAAAGGCAATGTAAAAGCACGTGCTCGCATGGTAGCGCAATACGAAATCGCTGGTTATGTTGGTGGGCTCGTTCTTGGTACTGACCACTCAGCAGAGAACATCACAGGTTTCTACACCAAATTTGGTGATGGCGCGTGCGATATGGCACCACTGTTTGGCTTGAGCAAACGTCAAGTCCGCGAAGTTGCGGCAACGCTAGGTGCGCCTGAATTGCTTGTGAAAAAAGTGCCAACGGCAGACTTAGAAGAGCTTGCTCCACAAAAAGCAGACGAAGATGCGCTAAGCCTGACTTACGAGCAAATCGATGACTTCCTAGAAGGTAAGCCTGTATCGCAAGAAGTGAGCGATCGTTTAGTAGCTATCTACAAAATGACTCAGCACAAGCGTCAGCCGATCCCAACGATCTACGACTAA
- a CDS encoding hybrid-cluster NAD(P)-dependent oxidoreductase, which translates to MSQSVLSQINVFPVKSVGGVELSSAWVEKQGLSFDRRFMIATSDGSMVTARKFPQMVTIKSALLPDGVVFTSLGEEPLKIRYQDFKMQEAPATVWKDSFTAYTTTDEADDWFSKVLGLRVELLFTGEQSNRVREKLGHNVSFADGYPMLVISEASLEELNRRSPEQHSMDQFRTNLVVSDTKPFEEDSWKRIRIGEVEFESVKPCERCILTTVNTQRGTFRESKEPLKTLQEFRANERGGVFFGQNLVALNEGIIRQGDKVEVLEYKEAEFYPDNSPNRMSLTCVEREEIARDFVTLWLEPNKGQLPTYLPGQHLPIEVNFDGKKVGRRYTLSSSPSRPGRYAISVKRVSGGRVSNALLDNLQVGDVLEAETPDGQFHLKEHSVQPLLLLSAGSGVTPMLSMVRYLADHNQLDDVVFYHQCSSEIDIPCKDELNELKRQHPGLDVKICLTQPAVDWFGLKGRISLSHIKQIKDVEQRQVFVCGPDGFMQKAKNLLLKKGLPEDNYHQEAFGVAVATTKPEKSVEIEFNGLKLAGNNQQTLLEQVENAGKSITNSCRAGLCGACKVQLESGQVDHPDVPALSAEERAMGTVLACCAIPQTDVMLTD; encoded by the coding sequence ATGTCGCAATCAGTTTTATCCCAAATTAATGTTTTTCCAGTCAAATCCGTAGGAGGCGTCGAGCTGTCTTCCGCTTGGGTTGAAAAACAAGGATTAAGTTTTGATCGTCGATTTATGATTGCGACGTCAGACGGCTCAATGGTGACGGCACGTAAATTCCCCCAAATGGTGACCATCAAATCAGCGTTATTGCCAGATGGTGTGGTGTTTACCAGCCTTGGGGAAGAGCCATTAAAGATCCGTTATCAAGATTTCAAAATGCAGGAAGCACCCGCGACGGTTTGGAAAGACAGTTTTACTGCATACACCACAACTGACGAAGCAGATGATTGGTTTAGCAAAGTATTAGGCCTTCGCGTTGAGTTGCTTTTTACTGGTGAACAATCAAATCGTGTAAGAGAGAAGTTGGGCCACAACGTTAGCTTTGCTGATGGCTATCCGATGCTTGTGATCAGTGAGGCGTCACTGGAAGAGCTAAATCGCAGAAGCCCTGAACAGCACTCGATGGACCAGTTTAGAACCAACCTTGTGGTGTCCGATACCAAGCCATTTGAAGAAGATTCATGGAAGCGCATTCGCATTGGTGAAGTCGAATTTGAATCAGTGAAACCTTGTGAGCGTTGCATTCTAACCACCGTTAATACTCAACGTGGCACTTTCCGCGAAAGCAAAGAACCGTTGAAAACACTGCAAGAGTTCCGTGCTAATGAACGTGGTGGTGTGTTCTTCGGCCAAAACCTTGTTGCCCTTAATGAAGGCATTATTCGTCAGGGAGACAAGGTAGAAGTGCTGGAATACAAAGAAGCTGAATTCTATCCAGATAACTCTCCTAATCGCATGTCGCTCACCTGTGTCGAGCGAGAAGAGATTGCGCGCGACTTCGTCACCTTATGGCTTGAGCCGAATAAAGGTCAGTTACCAACATACTTGCCGGGGCAGCATTTGCCTATTGAAGTGAATTTCGACGGTAAGAAAGTTGGGCGTCGTTATACGCTTTCTTCTAGTCCATCTCGTCCAGGTCGTTACGCGATTTCCGTTAAGCGTGTTTCTGGTGGTCGTGTATCTAACGCGTTACTGGATAACCTGCAAGTAGGGGATGTATTGGAAGCGGAAACGCCAGATGGACAATTTCATCTAAAAGAGCACTCTGTTCAGCCTCTACTCTTGCTGTCTGCTGGTAGCGGTGTAACGCCAATGCTATCGATGGTTCGCTACTTGGCGGATCACAACCAACTCGATGACGTGGTGTTCTACCATCAGTGCAGTAGCGAGATTGATATCCCGTGTAAAGATGAGTTAAACGAACTAAAACGCCAACATCCGGGCTTAGATGTGAAGATTTGCTTAACTCAGCCTGCGGTGGACTGGTTTGGCCTGAAAGGGCGTATTAGCTTATCCCATATCAAACAGATCAAAGATGTTGAACAACGCCAAGTGTTCGTTTGTGGCCCTGATGGTTTTATGCAGAAAGCGAAAAACCTTCTGCTGAAGAAAGGGTTACCTGAAGATAACTACCACCAAGAAGCTTTTGGCGTTGCGGTTGCGACGACCAAGCCTGAGAAAAGTGTTGAGATTGAATTCAACGGCTTGAAGTTGGCGGGTAACAACCAACAAACATTGCTGGAGCAAGTCGAGAATGCTGGCAAGAGCATCACGAACAGTTGTCGTGCGGGCTTATGTGGTGCTTGTAAGGTTCAATTAGAGTCTGGGCAGGTTGATCATCCGGATGTACCTGCATTAAGCGCAGAAGAACGTGCAATGGGTACAGTGCTCGCGTGTTGTGCTATTCCACAAACGGACGTGATGCTAACAGATTAA